In a genomic window of Venatoribacter cucullus:
- a CDS encoding SDR family oxidoreductase: MARILIVGAGDIGGHLAVQLAAAGHSVWGLRRSDKPVGDGVTLIQADVADTETLQNLPDNLDILVYCVASPVFSKEGYHAYYYRGLRHILKALKGQKLQRAFFVSSSSVYHQMDGEWVDETSETRPSSFAGKEMLAAEEALLKADVPGTVVRFTGIYGPGRTRMIEQARQGGHCDPEPPVWTNRIHRDDCVGVLKFMIEQTLAGKALEPVYLATDDEPATLFDVLEWMKDRIGDVEPDHDLPEATRRANRRCSNKRLHELGYELQYRNYREGYDLLLTEMGLV; the protein is encoded by the coding sequence ATGGCGCGGATTCTTATTGTCGGAGCCGGGGATATCGGCGGGCATCTGGCCGTACAGCTGGCGGCGGCTGGCCATAGCGTATGGGGCTTACGCCGCTCGGACAAACCGGTGGGCGATGGCGTTACCCTGATTCAGGCCGATGTGGCCGATACCGAAACCCTGCAAAATCTGCCGGATAATCTCGATATTCTGGTGTATTGCGTGGCCTCGCCGGTGTTTTCCAAAGAGGGCTATCACGCTTACTACTACCGTGGCTTGCGCCATATTCTGAAAGCCCTGAAGGGCCAGAAGCTGCAGCGCGCCTTCTTTGTGTCCAGTTCCAGTGTGTATCACCAGATGGATGGCGAATGGGTGGATGAAACGTCCGAAACCCGGCCCAGCAGTTTTGCCGGCAAAGAAATGCTGGCCGCGGAAGAAGCTCTATTGAAAGCCGATGTGCCGGGCACGGTGGTGCGCTTTACCGGTATTTATGGCCCCGGCCGTACGCGCATGATTGAACAGGCCCGTCAGGGCGGTCATTGCGACCCGGAACCGCCGGTATGGACCAACCGCATTCACCGCGATGATTGCGTAGGCGTGCTGAAGTTTATGATTGAACAGACACTGGCCGGGAAAGCACTGGAACCTGTGTATCTGGCCACCGACGATGAACCGGCCACCCTGTTTGATGTGCTGGAATGGATGAAAGACCGTATCGGCGATGTGGAGCCGGACCATGATTTGCCCGAGGCAACCCGCCGCGCCAACCGTCGTTGCTCGAATAAACGCCTGCATGAGCTGGGGTATGAATTGCAGTACCGGAATTACCGCGAAGGGTATGACTTATTGCTGACCGAGATGGGGCTGGTGTAA
- the recG gene encoding ATP-dependent DNA helicase RecG, translating to MAKVSRITELKGVGPKLAEQLEQKLQIRTLTDLFFHLPFRYEDRSRITPIGMVQPMRPAVIQGEVRGASVLFGKRRSLLVKVQDHTGLVNLRFYHFNAAQKNQFRTGAMVRCYGEPRRGASGLELYHPEYSIIDEGLDADLEPSLTPVYPATDGISQQRLRLLHEQALTLLAADQVELTDLLPPQWLQQWRLPTLKDALLFLHNPPRDTRLELMESGQHPAQRRLILEELLAHQLSLHKLRAQVQADAAPAIHSAKQLQQALLANLPFTPTNAQSRVVAEIEQDLQQPYPMLRLVQGDVGSGKTLVAALAACDALEAGHQVALMAPTEILAEQHFNNLSGWFNPLGVQVGWLAGKVKGKARTQALADIAAGSAQLVVGTHALFQDEVHFARLGLVIIDEQHRFGVHQRLALREKGAHRNLAPHQLIMTATPIPRTLAMSAYADLDTSVIDELPPGRSPITTVAISDQRRHEVIERVNRACARPEQGGENAQAYWVCTLIEESEALQCQAAENTAQELTAALPHLRVGLVHGRMKAAEKADVMARFKAHELDLLVATTVIEVGVDVPNASLMIIENPERLGLAQLHQLRGRVGRGAAKSHCVLLYKSPLSFTSKQRLQVLRDSQDGFYIAEQDLAIRGPGELLGTRQTGLQMLRVADLQRDGELLPQVRDMAQQLWTQHPHTVEPLIQRWLGDAERFASV from the coding sequence GTGGCCAAAGTCAGCCGCATTACCGAACTGAAAGGCGTCGGCCCCAAGCTGGCCGAACAGCTGGAGCAAAAGCTGCAGATCCGCACCCTGACGGATCTGTTCTTTCACCTGCCGTTCCGTTACGAAGACCGCAGCCGCATTACCCCCATCGGTATGGTGCAGCCAATGCGGCCGGCGGTGATTCAGGGCGAAGTGCGCGGCGCCAGCGTCTTATTCGGCAAACGCCGCAGCCTGCTGGTAAAAGTGCAGGATCACACCGGGCTGGTGAACCTGCGTTTCTACCACTTCAACGCCGCGCAAAAGAATCAGTTCCGCACCGGCGCCATGGTGCGCTGCTACGGCGAACCGCGCCGCGGCGCCAGCGGGCTGGAGCTCTATCATCCGGAATACAGCATTATTGACGAAGGGCTGGATGCCGACCTCGAACCCAGCCTCACGCCGGTGTACCCGGCCACCGACGGCATCAGTCAGCAACGCTTGCGGCTGCTGCACGAACAGGCACTCACGCTGCTGGCCGCTGACCAGGTCGAACTGACCGATCTGCTGCCGCCACAATGGCTGCAACAGTGGCGGCTGCCTACGTTAAAAGACGCGCTGCTGTTTCTGCATAACCCGCCCCGCGATACCCGGCTGGAACTGATGGAAAGTGGTCAGCATCCGGCCCAGCGGCGGCTGATTCTGGAAGAGCTGCTTGCGCATCAGTTGTCGCTGCACAAATTACGCGCCCAGGTACAGGCCGATGCCGCGCCGGCCATTCACAGCGCCAAACAGCTGCAACAAGCTCTGCTGGCCAATCTGCCCTTCACGCCCACCAACGCACAGAGCCGGGTAGTGGCGGAAATTGAACAGGACCTGCAGCAACCCTACCCCATGCTGCGGCTGGTGCAGGGCGATGTCGGCTCCGGCAAAACCTTAGTGGCGGCACTGGCGGCCTGTGATGCACTGGAAGCCGGCCATCAGGTGGCGCTGATGGCCCCCACCGAAATTCTGGCCGAGCAACATTTCAATAACCTCAGCGGCTGGTTTAACCCACTCGGGGTGCAGGTCGGCTGGCTGGCCGGCAAAGTAAAAGGCAAGGCCCGCACACAGGCACTGGCGGATATTGCCGCCGGCAGCGCACAACTGGTGGTCGGCACCCACGCGCTGTTTCAGGACGAGGTGCACTTTGCCCGACTGGGGTTGGTGATTATCGACGAACAGCATCGCTTCGGTGTGCACCAGCGCCTCGCCCTGCGCGAAAAAGGCGCGCACCGTAATCTGGCACCGCATCAGCTAATCATGACCGCCACGCCCATTCCGCGTACCCTGGCCATGAGCGCTTACGCCGATCTGGACACTTCGGTGATTGATGAATTACCGCCTGGCCGCAGCCCCATTACCACGGTGGCCATTTCTGACCAGCGCCGTCACGAAGTTATTGAGCGGGTTAACCGCGCCTGTGCCCGGCCAGAACAAGGCGGCGAAAACGCCCAGGCCTATTGGGTCTGCACCCTGATTGAAGAAAGCGAAGCGCTGCAATGTCAGGCCGCCGAAAATACCGCGCAGGAACTCACCGCCGCGCTGCCGCATCTGCGCGTCGGGTTGGTGCATGGCCGCATGAAAGCCGCAGAAAAAGCCGACGTGATGGCGCGCTTCAAAGCGCACGAGCTGGATTTACTGGTCGCCACCACGGTCATTGAAGTGGGCGTGGATGTGCCCAACGCCAGCCTGATGATCATCGAAAACCCCGAGCGCCTCGGGCTGGCTCAGCTGCACCAATTGCGTGGCCGGGTAGGACGCGGCGCGGCCAAAAGCCATTGTGTGCTGCTGTACAAGTCGCCGCTGTCCTTCACCAGCAAACAACGGCTGCAGGTGCTACGCGACAGCCAGGATGGTTTTTACATCGCCGAGCAGGACCTGGCCATTCGTGGCCCGGGCGAATTACTGGGCACCCGCCAGACCGGGCTGCAGATGCTGCGCGTGGCCGATCTGCAGCGCGATGGCGAGCTGCTGCCGCAGGTGCGCGATATGGCGCAGCAGCTGTGGACGCAGCATCCGCACACGGTCGAACCCCTGATTCAGCGCTGGCTGGGTGACGCCGAACGCTTTGCCAGTGTGTGA
- a CDS encoding HDOD domain-containing protein, producing MAIPATVLKVLDDWHINYQLTDDQELFQLMQSNPPASYSAKVANVVFLKDTIGQVQVVIPGNRLLDLNQLAHQLGRQFTALSGAELEKLKRQHGLTAFPALPQVTGIESLIDSHLLEQEELFIVSGGGEEWLKLPMEQFRTLITRSRIGDYTATLHTDIHYQDAHQDLDDVHAALKQFTPLRIRQRLNETLDLPPLPETARRIIELRIDPNADTTSLAQVIELDPGMSAQVMSWARSPYYGTRTEIKSIEEAVIRVLGFDLTINLALGLSLGRSLSVPKEGPHGYAPYWQQSVVTASLCAELVRQIPTRLRPNQSLAYLCGLLHNFGYLVLGHVFPPQFTLVNRHIEANPHVNRMYVERHLLGLTREQISACLLQQWRMPDELIAAVRQQHNPFYEGEHAEYARLLYIATRSLRRHGFGDGPSEQTEDYLLDTLGLTADKVEEATTNLIARMDDLQVLVQMLNR from the coding sequence ATGGCCATTCCCGCCACCGTACTGAAAGTGCTGGATGACTGGCACATCAACTATCAACTGACCGACGATCAGGAACTGTTCCAGCTTATGCAGAGTAATCCTCCGGCCTCCTATTCCGCCAAGGTCGCCAACGTCGTCTTTCTGAAAGACACCATCGGCCAGGTGCAGGTGGTTATTCCCGGTAACCGGCTGCTGGATCTGAACCAGCTGGCGCATCAGCTGGGGCGGCAGTTCACCGCGCTGTCCGGAGCGGAGCTGGAAAAACTGAAGCGTCAGCACGGCCTGACGGCGTTTCCGGCACTGCCACAGGTAACCGGCATTGAAAGCCTGATCGACAGTCACCTGCTGGAGCAGGAAGAGCTGTTTATTGTGTCTGGTGGTGGTGAAGAATGGCTGAAACTGCCGATGGAGCAGTTCCGCACCTTAATTACCCGCTCCCGCATCGGTGACTACACCGCCACGCTGCACACCGACATTCATTATCAGGACGCCCATCAGGATCTGGATGATGTGCACGCCGCGCTGAAGCAGTTCACCCCGCTGCGCATCAGACAACGCCTGAACGAAACGCTGGATTTACCGCCGCTGCCGGAAACGGCCCGCCGGATTATTGAACTGCGGATCGATCCCAACGCCGATACCACCTCGCTGGCACAGGTGATCGAGCTGGACCCGGGTATGTCCGCCCAGGTCATGAGCTGGGCCCGCTCGCCCTATTACGGCACCCGCACCGAAATCAAAAGCATTGAAGAAGCCGTGATCCGGGTACTGGGGTTTGATCTGACCATCAACCTGGCACTGGGGTTATCGCTGGGCCGCAGTTTGTCGGTACCGAAAGAAGGCCCTCACGGTTACGCCCCTTACTGGCAGCAATCGGTGGTCACCGCCAGCCTGTGTGCCGAACTGGTACGGCAGATTCCCACCCGCCTGCGTCCGAATCAGAGTCTGGCGTATCTCTGTGGCCTGCTGCATAACTTCGGCTATCTGGTGCTGGGGCATGTATTCCCACCGCAATTTACGCTGGTAAACCGCCATATTGAAGCCAACCCACACGTTAACCGCATGTATGTGGAACGGCACCTGCTGGGGCTGACCCGGGAACAGATTTCTGCCTGCCTGCTGCAACAATGGCGGATGCCGGACGAACTGATCGCCGCGGTGCGTCAGCAGCACAATCCGTTTTATGAAGGCGAGCACGCCGAATACGCGCGCCTGCTCTACATTGCCACGCGCAGCCTGCGCCGGCATGGATTTGGGGATGGCCCGTCCGAGCAAACAGAAGACTATCTGCTGGATACGCTGGGTCTGACCGCCGACAAGGTAGAGGAAGCCACCACCAACCTGATCGCCCGCATGGACGATCTGCAGGTACTGGTGCAGATGCTGAATCGTTAA
- a CDS encoding hydrogen peroxide-inducible genes activator: MTLTELKYIVTLAQERHFGRAAEKCFVSQPTLSVAIKKLESELDIAIFERSKSSVSVTPLGERIVQQAQRVLEEARVIKELASSGKDQLSTPLKLGAIFTIGPYLFPHLVPQIHQQAPAMPLYLEENYTGVLRRQLRDGELDAIIVALPFTEPDVLTRPLYDENFVVVLPKNHPWSKQDAIDPEQLADEDLLMLGEGHCFRDQVFEHCPALARKHHTRLGSVLEGSSLETLKHMVATGLGITVLPESAVSNLDQTLVTTRPFRSPAPFRTVALAWRASFPRGQAIDLLLSTARQCRLQPKPDSKH; the protein is encoded by the coding sequence ATGACCCTGACTGAACTCAAGTACATCGTGACCCTGGCTCAGGAGCGGCATTTCGGCCGTGCCGCTGAAAAATGCTTCGTCAGCCAACCGACCCTGAGCGTAGCGATAAAGAAACTGGAAAGCGAGTTAGACATTGCGATATTTGAGCGCTCGAAAAGCTCGGTATCCGTCACCCCGCTGGGCGAGCGTATTGTGCAGCAGGCCCAGCGCGTGCTGGAAGAAGCCCGGGTGATTAAAGAACTGGCCAGCTCAGGGAAAGATCAGCTGAGCACGCCGTTGAAACTGGGCGCCATTTTCACCATTGGCCCGTATCTGTTTCCGCATCTGGTGCCGCAGATTCACCAGCAGGCGCCGGCTATGCCGCTGTACCTGGAAGAAAACTACACCGGCGTACTGCGCCGCCAGCTGCGTGACGGTGAACTGGACGCTATCATCGTGGCCCTGCCATTCACCGAGCCGGATGTCTTAACCCGGCCGCTGTACGATGAAAACTTTGTGGTGGTATTGCCAAAAAATCACCCCTGGAGCAAACAGGACGCCATCGATCCGGAACAGCTGGCTGACGAAGACTTACTGATGCTGGGCGAAGGCCACTGCTTCCGCGACCAGGTGTTTGAACATTGCCCGGCGCTGGCGCGCAAGCACCATACGCGGCTGGGCAGCGTGCTGGAAGGCAGCTCGCTGGAAACCCTGAAACACATGGTCGCCACCGGGCTGGGCATTACCGTATTGCCGGAATCGGCGGTCAGCAACCTGGATCAGACCCTGGTGACCACCCGCCCGTTCCGCTCACCGGCGCCGTTCCGTACTGTGGCGCTGGCCTGGCGGGCCAGTTTCCCGCGCGGTCAGGCGATTGACCTGTTGCTGAGCACGGCGCGCCAGTGCCGGCTGCAACCCAAACCCGACAGCAAACATTAA
- a CDS encoding TetR/AcrR family transcriptional regulator has product MTQPGLTPAQRRIYRAALYLFAEKGVTQVSVRELAEQAGVARGTVYNHVDSVETLFEQVSEALTREMNQRIVQSFRHCHDSDSRLATAIRLYIKRAHEEPAWGQFISRFGFTSPALRRLGAGAPVQLLLDGIQRGHYQVRTDQLSGVITMIGSSVLGAIYLVRQGLRTWRDAGSDCAELVLRSLGVAPERAQQLAQGELPALPEPRWQ; this is encoded by the coding sequence ATGACACAACCCGGTTTAACCCCGGCGCAGCGCCGTATTTATCGCGCCGCGCTGTATTTGTTTGCCGAAAAAGGCGTTACCCAGGTCAGCGTGCGGGAACTGGCCGAACAGGCCGGCGTGGCCCGCGGCACGGTGTACAACCATGTAGATTCGGTTGAAACCCTGTTCGAGCAGGTGTCCGAAGCCCTGACCCGGGAAATGAACCAGCGCATTGTGCAAAGCTTCCGCCACTGTCACGACAGCGACAGCCGGCTGGCCACCGCTATCCGCCTGTACATTAAACGCGCCCATGAAGAACCGGCCTGGGGACAATTTATCAGCCGCTTTGGCTTTACCAGCCCAGCGTTACGCCGGTTGGGTGCCGGAGCGCCGGTGCAGCTGTTGCTGGACGGCATTCAGCGCGGCCATTATCAGGTGCGCACCGATCAGCTGTCGGGCGTTATCACCATGATCGGCAGCTCGGTGCTGGGGGCGATTTATCTGGTGCGGCAAGGGCTGCGTACCTGGCGCGATGCCGGCAGCGATTGTGCAGAGCTGGTATTGCGCTCGCTGGGCGTCGCGCCGGAACGGGCGCAACAACTGGCGCAGGGAGAATTGCCAGCGCTGCCGGAGCCGCGCTGGCAATAA
- the htpX gene encoding protease HtpX, whose protein sequence is MMRIILFLATNLAVVLVASITLSLLGVGSYHAQGGQLDMANLMVFCLVFGMAGSLVSLFLSKWMAKKSMNVQIIDRPHNAGEQWLLSTVKELSEKAGIGMPEVGIFSSASPNAFATGWNRNNALVAVSTGLLQRMDKDQVKAVLGHEIGHVANGDMITLTLIQGVVNAFVMFFARIIGNFVDRAILKNESDSPGIAFYVATIAAEIVLGILASTIVAWFSRRREFRADQAGAELVSPAAMISALAALQQTYDQPSELNGELVAFGIGGEGKFSALFSTHPPLERRIQALRERYSR, encoded by the coding sequence ATGATGCGGATTATTTTATTCCTGGCCACTAACCTGGCGGTGGTGCTGGTGGCCAGTATTACGCTGTCGCTGCTGGGCGTGGGCAGTTATCACGCCCAGGGCGGCCAGCTGGATATGGCCAATCTGATGGTGTTCTGTCTGGTGTTCGGTATGGCCGGCTCGCTGGTGTCGCTGTTCCTGTCCAAGTGGATGGCGAAGAAATCCATGAACGTGCAGATCATCGACCGCCCGCATAATGCCGGTGAGCAATGGCTGTTAAGCACGGTAAAAGAACTGTCGGAAAAGGCCGGTATCGGTATGCCGGAAGTGGGTATTTTCAGCTCGGCATCGCCCAACGCGTTTGCCACCGGCTGGAACCGCAATAACGCGCTGGTCGCCGTGTCGACCGGCTTGCTGCAGCGTATGGATAAAGATCAGGTGAAGGCGGTACTGGGCCATGAAATCGGCCACGTCGCCAACGGCGATATGATTACCCTGACCCTGATTCAGGGCGTGGTAAACGCCTTTGTGATGTTCTTCGCCCGTATCATCGGTAACTTTGTTGACCGCGCCATTCTGAAAAACGAAAGCGACAGCCCCGGTATTGCCTTCTATGTAGCGACCATTGCGGCGGAAATTGTGCTGGGCATTCTGGCGTCCACCATCGTCGCCTGGTTCAGCCGTCGCCGTGAGTTCCGTGCCGATCAGGCCGGTGCCGAGCTGGTCAGCCCGGCCGCTATGATCAGTGCGCTGGCGGCTCTGCAGCAAACCTACGATCAGCCCAGTGAGCTGAACGGTGAGCTGGTGGCTTTCGGTATTGGCGGTGAGGGTAAATTCTCGGCGCTGTTCTCCACCCACCCGCCGCTGGAGCGTCGTATTCAGGCGCTGCGTGAGCGTTACAGCCGTTAA